A genomic region of Nisaea sediminum contains the following coding sequences:
- a CDS encoding aspartate dehydrogenase: MGRKLKVGIGGLGAIGLTLARAVTDGTLPDLELGAVSARDADKARKNLSAIGADAPVVPLESLAEHCDIVVECAPAAVFETVARSAIEAGRIFVPVSIGALLNHMDLVGRAKETGARLVLPTGALIGLDAVRAAAEGEIASVTLETRKPPRGLAGAPYLVENDISVEHLNTAKKVFEGNAREAAKGFPANVNVAAALSLAGIGPDRTTVQIWADPEVTRNTHTIRVEADSARFTMTIENIPTEENPKTGKITALSVIATLRRLTAPLTAGT; this comes from the coding sequence ATGGGTAGGAAGCTTAAAGTTGGCATTGGCGGTCTTGGAGCCATCGGTCTCACCCTGGCGCGCGCCGTGACCGACGGAACCCTGCCCGACCTCGAACTCGGAGCCGTTTCTGCCCGGGACGCTGACAAGGCGCGCAAGAATCTCTCGGCAATCGGCGCCGACGCCCCTGTCGTCCCGCTGGAGAGCCTGGCCGAGCATTGCGACATCGTCGTCGAATGCGCCCCCGCCGCGGTTTTCGAGACCGTCGCCCGGTCCGCGATCGAGGCCGGACGGATTTTCGTGCCGGTCAGCATCGGCGCCCTGCTGAACCATATGGACCTCGTCGGGCGGGCGAAGGAAACCGGCGCCCGCCTGGTCTTGCCGACCGGCGCGCTGATCGGCCTGGATGCGGTGCGGGCTGCGGCCGAGGGCGAAATCGCTTCCGTCACGCTCGAGACCCGCAAGCCGCCGCGCGGTCTCGCCGGCGCCCCCTATCTGGTCGAGAACGATATTTCCGTCGAGCATCTGAATACGGCGAAGAAGGTGTTCGAAGGCAATGCGCGAGAAGCGGCCAAGGGTTTCCCGGCGAACGTCAATGTGGCAGCCGCCCTCAGCCTCGCCGGCATCGGTCCCGACCGGACAACGGTTCAAATCTGGGCCGATCCGGAGGTGACCCGGAACACGCACACGATCCGCGTCGAGGCCGACAGCGCCCGTTTCACCATGACGATCGAGAACATTCCGACGGAGGAGAACCCGAAGACCGGGAAGATCACGGCACTCAGTGTCATCGCGACCCTGCGCCGCCTCACGGCACCGCTGACCGCCGGAACCTGA